A part of Anolis sagrei isolate rAnoSag1 chromosome 3, rAnoSag1.mat, whole genome shotgun sequence genomic DNA contains:
- the PPP1R7 gene encoding protein phosphatase 1 regulatory subunit 7: MGRRGSAHAPALPREPLRRSGAPDWLEPSPMWLPIGCPRNWGRCRKEEEEGLPSVMAAAESEGAQEMMEVDRRIESEESGDDEGKKKGVCLVSDLSQQSLRDEQNGENSTVDTETPVDMETINLDPEAEDVDLNHFRIGKIEGFEVLKKVKTLCLRQNLIKCIENLEQLQSLKELDLYDNQIRTIENLDALTGLEVLDISFNILRHIEGLDQLTQLKKLFLVNNKISKIENLSNLQQLQMLELGSNRIREIQNIDALTNLDSLFLGKNKITKLQNLDALTNLTVLSIQSNRLTKIEGLQNLVNLRELYLSHNGIEVIEGLENNNKLTMVDIAANRIKKIENISHLTELQEFWMNDNLIESWSDLDELKAAKNLETVYLERNPLQKDPQYRRKIMLALPSVRQIDATFVRF, translated from the exons atgggGCGGCGGGGCTCCGCGCATGCGCCGGCACTCCCAAGGGAACCTCTGCGGCGAAGTGGCGCTCCCGATTGGCTGGAGCCCTCCCCGATGTGGCTTCCCATTGGCTGCCCGCGAAACTGGGGCCGATgccggaaggaggaggaggagggactgCCAAGCGTTATGGCGGCGGCTGAGTCTGAGGGCGCGCAGGAGATGATGGAGG TGGACAGGAGGATCGAGTCTGAAGAGTCAGGAGatgatgaaggaaagaagaaaggggtttGCCTAGTATCAGACCTCAGTCAACAGAGCTTAAGAGACGAGCAGAATGGTGAAAATTCGACAG TGGACACAGAGACACCAGTGGACATGGAGACGATTAACCTGGATCCAGAAGCAGAG GATGTTGATCTGAATCATTTCCGAATTGGCAAGATTGAGGGGTTCGAAGTGCTGAAGAAAGTGAAG ACTCTTTGTCTCCGTCAGAACTTGATTAAGTGCATTGAGAATCTGGAACAGTTACAAAGTCTCAAAGAGCTGGATCTCTATGACAATCAGATTCGAACGATTGAGAACTTGGATGCTCTGACAGGTCTGGA GGTCCTGGATATTTCATTTAACATATTACGGCACATCGAAGGGCTCGATCAACTTACTCAGTTAAAGAAACTCTTCCTTGTCAACAATAAAATCAGCAAAATCGAAAACCTAAGCAATTTACAGCAATTACAAATGTTAGAACTGGGATCTAATCGAATCAGG GAAATTCAAAATATTGATGCTTTGACTAACCTGGACAGCCTGTTTCTGGGAAAGAACAAAATCACCAAGCTGCAGAACCTTGATGCATTAACAAACCTGACAGTACTCAGTATACAG AGCAATCGATTGACCAAGATTGAAGGGCTGCAAAATTTGGTGAACCTGCGAGAGCTGTATCTGAGCCATAACGGCATAGAAGTCATTGAGGGGCTGGAAAACAAT AATAAACTTACAATGGTGGACATTGCAGCAAACAGGATCAAAAAGATTGAAAATATCTCCCACCTAACAGAACTCCAGGAATTTTGG ATGAACGACAACCTCATTGAGAGTTGGAGTGATTTGGATGAGCTGAAAGCAGCCAAGAACTTGGAAACAGTCTACCTAGAACGAAACCCTCTCCAAAAAGATCCCCAGTATCGACGCAAAATCATGTTGGCCCTTCCATCCGTCCGGCAGATAGATGCCACTTTTGTCCGGTTCTGA